In Arvicola amphibius chromosome 1, mArvAmp1.2, whole genome shotgun sequence, one DNA window encodes the following:
- the Znf771 gene encoding zinc finger protein 771 isoform X1, producing the protein MTAPGAPPRPRLRSRGLRRAPNRPSPRPGAARAPNLGLDTKMPGEQQAEEEEEEEMQEEMVLLVKGEEEEGEEKYEVVKLKIPVDNKEVASQMPAPSVDPARPHACPDCGRAFARRSTLAKHARTHTGERPFACTECGRCFSQKSALTKHGRTHTGERPYQCPECDKRFSAASNLRQHRRRHTGEKPYACAHCGRRFAQSSNYAQHLRVHTGEKPYACPDCGRAFGGSSCLARHRRTHTGERPYACADCGTRFAQSSALAKHRRVHTGEKPHRCAVCGRRFGHRSNLAEHARTHTGERPYPCTECGRRFRLSSHFIRHRRAHMRRRLYICAGCGRDFKLPASATAATPTERCPECEGS; encoded by the exons ATGACCGCCCCTggggccccgccccgcccccgcctccGGAGCCGCGGCCTTCGCCGAGCACCCAACCGCCCCTCGCCCAGGCCCGGGGCCGCACGAGCGCCGAACCTCGGGCTG GACACCAAGATGCCTGGAGAacagcaggcagaggaggaggaggaggaagagatgcaGGAGGAGATGGTGCTGCTggtgaagggtgaggaggaggagggtgaggagaaGTATGAGGTGGTGAAACTCAAGATCCCTGTGGACAACAAGGAG gTTGCCAGCCAGATGCCAGCGCCGTCGGTCGACCCGGCACGGCCCCACGCGTGCCCAGACTGCGGCCGCGCCTTTGCGCGCCGCTCCACACTAGCCAaacatgcgcgcacgcacacggGCGAGCGTCCCTTCGCGTGCACGGAGTGCGGCCGGTGCTTCTCGCAGAAGTCGGCGCTGACTAAGCACGGCCGCACGCACACGGGCGAACGACCCTACCAGTGCCCGGAGTGCGACAAGCGCTTCTCTGCCGCCTCGAACCTGCGGCAGCACCGGCGGCGTCACACGGGAGAGAAACCGTACGCATGCGCACACTGCGGCCGGCGCTTTGCGCAGAGCTCCAATTACGCGCAGCATTTGCGCGTGCACACGGGCGAGAAGCCTTACGCGTGCCCGGACTGCGGACGAGCCTTCGGCGGAAGTTCGTGCCTGGCGCGCCACCGACGCACGCACACGGGCGAGCGCCCGTACGCATGCGCCGACTGCGGCACGCGCTTCGCTCAGAGCTCGGCGCTGGCCAAGCACCGGCGCGTGCACACGGGCGAGAAGCCGCATCGCTGCGCCGTGTGCGGCCGGCGCTTCGGCCACCGTTCCAACCTGGCGGAGCATGCGCGCACGCATACGGGCGAGCGGCCCTACCCGTGCACGGAGTGCGGCCGGCGCTTCCGCCTCAGCTCACACTTCATCCGCCACCGTCGCGCGCACATGCGGCGCCGCCTCTACATCTGCGCGGGCTGCGGCCGAGACTTCAAGCTACCCGCCAGTGCCACAGCCGCCACGCCCACCGAGCGCTGCCCGGAGTGCGAGGGCAGCTGA
- the Znf771 gene encoding zinc finger protein 771 isoform X2: MPGEQQAEEEEEEEMQEEMVLLVKGEEEEGEEKYEVVKLKIPVDNKEVASQMPAPSVDPARPHACPDCGRAFARRSTLAKHARTHTGERPFACTECGRCFSQKSALTKHGRTHTGERPYQCPECDKRFSAASNLRQHRRRHTGEKPYACAHCGRRFAQSSNYAQHLRVHTGEKPYACPDCGRAFGGSSCLARHRRTHTGERPYACADCGTRFAQSSALAKHRRVHTGEKPHRCAVCGRRFGHRSNLAEHARTHTGERPYPCTECGRRFRLSSHFIRHRRAHMRRRLYICAGCGRDFKLPASATAATPTERCPECEGS; the protein is encoded by the exons ATGCCTGGAGAacagcaggcagaggaggaggaggaggaagagatgcaGGAGGAGATGGTGCTGCTggtgaagggtgaggaggaggagggtgaggagaaGTATGAGGTGGTGAAACTCAAGATCCCTGTGGACAACAAGGAG gTTGCCAGCCAGATGCCAGCGCCGTCGGTCGACCCGGCACGGCCCCACGCGTGCCCAGACTGCGGCCGCGCCTTTGCGCGCCGCTCCACACTAGCCAaacatgcgcgcacgcacacggGCGAGCGTCCCTTCGCGTGCACGGAGTGCGGCCGGTGCTTCTCGCAGAAGTCGGCGCTGACTAAGCACGGCCGCACGCACACGGGCGAACGACCCTACCAGTGCCCGGAGTGCGACAAGCGCTTCTCTGCCGCCTCGAACCTGCGGCAGCACCGGCGGCGTCACACGGGAGAGAAACCGTACGCATGCGCACACTGCGGCCGGCGCTTTGCGCAGAGCTCCAATTACGCGCAGCATTTGCGCGTGCACACGGGCGAGAAGCCTTACGCGTGCCCGGACTGCGGACGAGCCTTCGGCGGAAGTTCGTGCCTGGCGCGCCACCGACGCACGCACACGGGCGAGCGCCCGTACGCATGCGCCGACTGCGGCACGCGCTTCGCTCAGAGCTCGGCGCTGGCCAAGCACCGGCGCGTGCACACGGGCGAGAAGCCGCATCGCTGCGCCGTGTGCGGCCGGCGCTTCGGCCACCGTTCCAACCTGGCGGAGCATGCGCGCACGCATACGGGCGAGCGGCCCTACCCGTGCACGGAGTGCGGCCGGCGCTTCCGCCTCAGCTCACACTTCATCCGCCACCGTCGCGCGCACATGCGGCGCCGCCTCTACATCTGCGCGGGCTGCGGCCGAGACTTCAAGCTACCCGCCAGTGCCACAGCCGCCACGCCCACCGAGCGCTGCCCGGAGTGCGAGGGCAGCTGA
- the Dctpp1 gene encoding dCTP pyrophosphatase 1, with translation MSQAGGGAGGDAGQEDSAAAGPFSFSPEPTLEDIRRLHAEFAAERDWEQFHQPRNLLLALVGEVGELAELFQWKSDAEPGPQAWLPKERAALQEELSDVLIYLVALAARCRVDLPRAVISKMDTNRRRYPVHLSRGSACKYTDLPRGTIPENQAVGAAEGAAEPTSELQSQAST, from the exons ATGTCCCAAGCCGGTGGCGGTGCGGGCGGTGATGCGGGGCAAGAAGACTCTGCTGCTGCCGGCCCGTTCAGCTTCAGCCCGGAGCCCACGCTTGAGGACAT ccgACGTCTCCATGCAGAATTTGCTGCTGAGCGGGACTGGGAGCAGTTCCACCAGCCTCGGAACCTGCTCCTAGCCTTGGTGGGAGAAGTGGGTGAGCTGGCAGAACTCTT CCAGTGGAAGTCTGACGCAGAGCCTGGTCCCCAAGCCTGGCTGCCAAAGGAACGAGCAGCCCTTCAAGAGGAGCTTAGCGACGTCCTCATCTACCTGGTGGCATTAGCAGCCCGTTGTCGTGTGGATTTACCTCGAGCAGTAATTTCCAAAATGGACACCAACCGACGACGCTACCCAGTCCATCTCTCCCGAGGTTCTGCCTGCAAGTACACAGACTTGCCCCGTGGGACCATCCCCGAAAACCAGGCTGTGGGGGCTGCAGAGGGGGCTGCAGAACCTACTTCTGAGCTACAAAGCCAGGCCTCCACCTAG
- the Sephs2 gene encoding selenide, water dikinase 2 produces the protein MAEAAPGASGEAMAALVAAEGSFGPASRSFSNYRPFEPQTLGFSPSWRLTSFSGMKGUGCKVPQETLLKLLEGLTRPALQPPLASLVGGPEETAQEGSLGSRPGPSSALPSLSIGMDSCVIPLRHGGLSLVQTTDFFYPLVEDPYMMGRIACANVLSDLYAMGITECDNMLMLLSVSQSMSEKERDKVTPLMIKGFRDAAEEGGTAVTGGQTVVNPWIIIGGVATVVCQQNEFIMPDGAVVGDVLVLTKPLGTQVAANAHQWLDNPEKWNKIKMVVSREEVELAYQEAMFNMATLNRTAAGLMHTFNAHAATDITGFGILGHSQNLAKQQKNEVSFVIHNLPIIAKMAAISKASGRFGLLQGTSAETSGGLLICLPREQAARFCSEIKSSKYGEGHQAWIVGIVEKGNRTARIIDKPRVIEVLPRGATAAGTAAALAPDNSNAASEPSL, from the coding sequence ATGGCGGAAGCAGCGCCAGGCGCCAGCGGAGAGGCCATGGCGGCGCTGGTGGCGGCGGAGGGTTCCTTTGGCCCGGCAAGCCGGAGTTTCTCCAACTACCGGCCGTTCGAGCCCCAGACCCTGGGCTTCAGCCCGAGCTGGCGGCTGACGAGCTTCTCCGGCATGAAGGGCTGAGGCTGCAAGGTCCCCCAGGAGACTCTGCTCAAACTCCTGGAGGGACTGACGCGGCCCGCGCTGCAGCCCCCGCTTGCCTCGCTGGTCGGGGGTCCAGAGGAGACGGCGCAGGAAGGGAGCCTGGGTTCCAGACCGGGCCCCAGCTCAGCCCTTCCCTCGCTGAGCATTGGAATGGACTCCTGCGTCATCCCCCTGAGGCACGGCGGCCTGTCGCTGGTGCAGACCACCGACTTCTTTTATCCCTTGGTGGAAGATCCCTACATGATGGGGCGCATAGCCTGTGCCAATGTGCTCAGTGACCTCTACGCCATGGGCATCACTGAGTGTGACAACATGTTGATGTTACTCAGTGTCAGTCAGAGCATGAGCGAGAAGGAGCGCGACAAGGTAACGCCGCTCATGATCAAAGGCTTTCGCGACGCTGCCGAGGAGGGAGGAACCGCAGTGACCGGTGGACAGACAGTGGTCAACCCGTGGATTATCATCGGTGGGGTTGCCACTGTGGTGTGTCAGCAGAATGAATTCATAATGCCTGATGGTGCAGTGGTAGGAGATGTTCTGGTGTTAACCAAACCCTTGGGAACCCAGGTTGCCGCCAATGCCCACCAATGGCTGGATAATCCTGAGAAGTGGAATAAAATCAAGATGGTAGTTTCCAGAGAAGAAGTAGAGTTGGCCTATCAGGAAGCTATGTTCAACATGGCTACTCTAAACCGGACTGCTGCTGGCTTGATGCACACATTTAATGCCCACGCGGCCACGGATATCACAGGCTTTGGCATTTTAGGACACTCTCAGAACCtcgcaaaacaacaaaaaaatgaagtgtCCTTCGTCATCCATAATCTGCCAATCATTGCCAAGATGGCTGCCATCAGCAAAGCCAGTGGGCGCTTTGGCCTCCTCCAAGGAACATCGGCTGAAACCTCTGGGGGATTACTGATTTGTCTGCCGAGAGAACAGGCGGCCCGCTTTTGTTCGGAAATCAAATCTTCCAAGTATGGAGAGGGTCACCAAGCATGGATCGTCGGCATTGTGGAGAAGGGAAACCGGACAGCCCGTATCATTGACAAGCCTCGCGTGATTGAGGTTCTACCTCGGGGAGCCACTGCTGCCGGCACCGCTGCTGCTCTGGCTCCTGATAATTCCAACGCAGCCTCCGAGCCTAGTTTATGA